In Amia ocellicauda isolate fAmiCal2 chromosome 3, fAmiCal2.hap1, whole genome shotgun sequence, the DNA window CACTGCTGCCTAGCAACACACCTGTCTGCTACATGCTGGATTTCACCCGTTAATGGGGGCCAGAAGGAACTGCCTCGAACTCTTCACCTTTCCACAAAACCCAGGAGGGATATGAACAACACAGTTATCAAGACTGGCAGCACAGGTTTTTATTAGGGTTCCAGAGGAAAATCACTCTGTCCTGTTGAGGAGGGGACAGTACAAGCAGCTCTCCTTAGTGAGACGATTTCttacccccacccctcctccacCCCTCTTCATTTTCTGAATCAACAAAGTTAACCGAGTAGGCAGAAGTATCTTCACACACAGGATTAAAAACCTGTGCTCCTTAATCCAACTGAATTTGCCTCCGGTCAACATCCGGCCAAGAATTTGCCCAGCTGGTCCACTCAAAAGCGGTGTCCCAACTGGCGGAGAAAACACAAGGCCTCTTGTTGCTTCAGGTTAGCAGGCCAGATAAGGCCATTTAAGAAGGGCCATATGAACTACAGgtttaaagcaaaaacaaacatctaaaaataaaataaaaggaataaaatgaaaaccaaattgAAAGGTTAATCTGGTGCAAGCTAAAGGGGGTATCTTGTAGGAAAACCTCATATTGACACTTAATACATTTTGCTCTTTAAATCCAGTCTGCCTTCATGGATTATAACTAAATTTAAAATCACATAAAACCTCTCCTTATTAAAATTGGTCTTAAAAtgatgaccccccccccccatcccctgcacccacaaaaaaaaacattttgtacaaaccTTGTTCCAAATGTCAATGTTAAACCCTGGAAATATTGCCACATTAATATGAATTCAATGAAGTTCTGGCCTCCACACTTTCACTTCTCAGGATGACGTGTTATTCTGTGGTGCCTTGCAACATTGTCATAATTTTAAGAATGTATTGAAAATTGTACAACACAGTTTACCACGACAACATATGCCAAGTGAATGATTTGTCAGTAGTCTCGAGAATTACAGACTaacatgaatgtgtgtgtgtgtatatatatatatatatatatatatatatatatatatatatatatatatataaaaaactcctcacccacacagacacaaacacatatatactcGTGTAGAACTAGTAAAGTACCCAGCAAAATGTATTCCAGAAATGTACTGGGGCTTTCCAAGCTTATATTTTTGGTAAGTAGGTCTGATTTCAAATagagaaatgcaaataaaataacatccacacacacatccacacacgtatattaaaaaaaaaaaaaaaaaaaaaaaaaaaaaggaaatcctGGCATTTCTGAAAGCTAAACCGCAGTACAGCATCAAGTAAGAAGAAATGAACAATGATGGGACAATTCAGGAAGGGATGGaaccccccaaaaataaaaGACTACTCCTCTGCCCCTCCAGTACCTTGCTGGGGCCAGGTGGCACCAGTGGTCCTGCTCCCCACAGCAGCAATAGCTCTACATCTACTACTGACAGGTTTGCTAGCTGAATAACACGGTGTTGTACTGAGCAGCCCGGCTGAAGAAGAGATCCCCTGGCCAGAGCATTATGTTCCTTTGGGAGGGGTCCATTTTAAAGAGCTGGGGTCGATGGTTTTGTTGCTGCCGCCTCTTTTTGCTTCCTTGGACTTCCACTCGTCTATCAGGTCCTGAGAAGACAAACAAGGATGGCGTCAGGCTCGCTGCCTCAGCCAATCAGGTGTGCCCTACACTGTCTGGAACACTGTCAGTAACGTTCCACATTCCAGCAATGCAGCTTAGTATGCTTAAttcgttttgttttgtatgcaaACAGGAGGATTGCTTGCAAGGTCGCAAGAGTCTAACGGCATCATTAACTAGAGCTGTCAGGCTGAGTGTCTAATCTCTGTGTTCAGAGGGGAAGCAAGTGTGTAAGCTACATTAACTGTGGTCTGCATTGAAAAAGCTGCAGGAAAAATGGCCTGAATCAACTGCAGCCTTCATCGATCTAGTCTAGTGTCTAGAGTTGCTGCAACTTTAATAAGTAAATGagcatatgaaaataaatacattgtggggtgaacacattttttttctctactGAATTACCTGTCTCTTTAAGACAAGATGCTTTCCCTTCCAATATTTGAGCATCTGGAGAGACTGCAATGTGCTGACGATGTCCACTGGATTCACTGCCGTCTCCTGACTGATTTCTGCACACAtgggagacagacacacaaagaaaaatatatataagccTGCCACATTACAAACAGCAGCCTTGACATGAGGATAACATGTCTGGGACAGCACCAAGCACACAATGGAGCAGAGAGATACTGCAGCTTGAGATACTGGAGTCTTGTACAGCTTTGCTACATGCATGAGGTCGAGCTTTTTACCATGAGGACATAAATTTATGAGGAAATCATACAATCTCCTTATGTTTGGGGTGGTcatcagaaagaaaaacaacctgTCAATTTGCTTGTGCACGAGAAACGTCATTTCTTCAGCATCAGCTGAAAGGATGCAAATATAATGATTTTTTGAAATAGACTGTCAGTACTTTTTCGAATCTCTGCTACAGGTCGTGTTCATATGTCACCCAGACTCTGACAACAAATCACCGATAATCTAGTTTTCCGTCTGCAGGGTgaaaaaacacactcacacactcaaaaaattgatttaattacatGACCCGTGATAACCAAAGGGACAGCACAACAGAGGAAATCAATGAGATCAGACAagacattaaaacaaaagtagCAGCCGTGTGCAGTCCTGAGCTCTGCCATGCAGAAGTTACAGACGCATTTTCGAATGGAAGGAGAGACTAATACAAGATCAAAAAGCATGTTTACTGGAGTGCTAATAATGGACAGTCCCATTCCCGTCTCCTTAATATTATTAGCGTTCTGCTTTAAGAATAATATACTTATAATCTTATAAATCACAGTTACGAGGAGGGGGCCTAACTCTGTATCTGTCCAACCAAGCTGGCACAGGCTACATTAAAACAGCAGACTCTGGTTTACAATCCCACCCTTTCCTTTGCAAACACAAATTGAGCAGAATGTCAAGCACATATCTGACATGTTTTCTTTAGATAGGGATTGCAGGAGCAATCAATCTTaaaagtctttgtgtgtgtgtgtttttaaataagcTTTTCATTAGAACACCCCAGAGCAGGTTCCATAAAGAGACCTGCAGAGCAGTGGGAAAACTGAGGTCTGTTCCTCTGAGTGAGCCAATTAAAAAGGGTTTAAACCGACAAGCCCAGTTGCTCCCGACAGCTTGTTTCCTGCTTCTAATCATTGCCCTTTCATCCCTTGTGgaacagtgaaaaaaaaaaaagacaaaaagttTAGTTAAGTAAATAGATATGAATAAAAAACTCAGCCTAAAGACAGCGTGCATCATTTCAAACTTCAGTCATATAATCCGTTTCCGCTGTGGCTCAGAAAGACAAATCGCACCAAGCGATCTTCCTGTGTTTGCTTAATGCCACAATGGGAAGGGACAAACACGAGGAAGGGACAAGCAAAATCCTTCCAAATTTGATTTCCTTGGTTAAAGCCAGACAGCTGTAATACAGGGCTCAGGAACCAAACTGTCAGTATAACTGCAGCTCATGGTCAGAATTACTCATGGGGGCATGGAGCTAATTCAGCTCTGCTACGCAGGTCTTGAGCATCTCACCTTTGATGGAGATCTCCTTCCCCTGGAAATTATGCAGGTAGCGTAGTAGCACCTCCTTCCAGTAACTGCGGTAACTGATGAGACCCAAGTCTGAGAGAGGACGCTCCGGGGAGCCTACCTTCTCCTCTACCTTTGACAATAAATAACCTGAAAGAATGAACAACAAACCTTCATTAGCAAGCCATAATAGTGATTCCATCACAGTGAAGGTGGCCATTAGTACTTACTGAAATCAATCAGCATCTTGCCGTATCCCTGCCTCATATACTGTGGCATCGTCAAGATGCAGGAAACATTGTAGTTCAGGAACGAATTCTTCTCCTGTAGGAATATaacaaaaaagatatatatgacCTATTTAAGACTTGGAGTGTAGTGCTGACACACAAACATGGACCTTCATGAGATTCACAGAAAAGCACCAATAACCGAGCCTGTGGTGCGACCGAGTTTCCATTAGCTTGGATGAGAACACTACCATGTGCTTTTCTAGTCTATTGCCCATTACCCAAGTCCTGGTGAGCCACAAAGTGCCAGGACCTACACAACACAGGGATGCAAATAAGAGCACCCCGAGGCTCTCCACAACCAAAGCTACAGACAAGGGGTGTGATGGTGTAAAATTTCCACGATATGATAACGGATCATGCAATAAATCAACTTAATTCTCTAAAGGTCTACTACATTTTAGAGAATAATATAATATGCTCATCGTGTTGCTCACCAATATTGTACCTCCTATATTTTTGTCTCATTTCTGCCTCAACAAACGAGTTTCATTTTACCTTGGAGAAGTAACCAACTAGATGGCATCCTGTGTTGTCCGCCTCCGTCATCACGTAGAAAAGGAAGGGCTCCACGTCATAGTAGAGTGTCTTGTGGTCCAGGAACAGTTTCGCTAGCAAGCACAGGTTCTGACAGTATatctttaaaaggaaaaaatggaCACTCGATGTTAACCGATAGGATCAAATAAAGGCAGAGTTCTTTAGCTCTCTCACTGCTTTTATGCCATCTAGGGGTTGTAAAGCCACAGTGCAAAATTATTCATACAGAGTATGCAAACATTTCTCACTTTTTAGGCTTTAGAGTTATTTTCAGACAGTTACTTAGAAAAATAATTCAAAGATTATTATTGGCAAAACCAATCTTAGAAGCCACAGAACTTCAAACTTAAATGACTATTAGCTTTCGGTCCACAGTCCAACATTCCTTTACCTTATTTTTTTTGCCGTCAACCTCGAACACCGATATGGCTCCCTTTCTGTAAATTTCATCTCCTGGGGGGTGCTTCCATACGCATTTCGCCTGGTGGGAGGGAGCGAGATTAAAATTGTTATAGTGTGTCATGGTCATGAtgtgcaataaaacaaacacacccgAACTCCAAAAAATGCCTCTTACCATGTGTCTGCGGAGAATGGTCTGGCTCTTCATGTACTTAAGGCAGAACTCGCACATGTACAGCCGCCCCAGCCGCGCGTATTCCTCAGGGTAGGGTGAGTGGTACCAGGTGTCCAGCTCATAGCGGCCAAACAGGATGGTCTTGATCATGTTACTGCCCTCTGTGATTTGGCCTTGTAGCCTCAATTTCTCCTGTGCATGGTGGGGCGAGGTGGTGGAAGAGGAAAACACACAACCCCACATTAGATCCAGTACTTTATCCTTAACTCCATATGGATGATTGTAtagatattataaatatatatagtattgtTAATTCAAGATAGGTGATCTTTAACTTTGCCTTTCCTCACATTATCAGATGTATTATAAAATCGCAAAACATCTCATAACCATTGTTAACAAACCTGttaaaagtttattatttaaccGCATAAACGATATCCATAACTAACTGGCTAGTAACATCTCTTCACATTCTTTGTATTGCCACTTTGGATTGTGTTTTGGCGACAGCTGGAATTGTCCTGAGTAGATCCGAGACCACTCAGgctccaggaaaaaaaaaatattattaaaatacactACTAAATCACCCTCAAAAACtgaaattcaaatatatataaataaaaatcagagAAAAAGTTAATCCATTTTCAATAATGCATtcttttttaataatcattttagTGAACAAACTGAGGAGCTGTTCGTTGCATTACTGTGGCACTCTACAGAGAACAGCGGAGGGCTTAAGGTCAGTATTCgaaaacacagcacaaacaaAGCAGCGGCTCAACACTGAAGTGCTCTCTGTCTACAGCAAAACTGATAGCTTCTGAGCTCATTGCGTAAGAGTTGAGGCCCTTGACTTTCAACGCCTGTTAGCTTGTGGCACGTtgacaataacactcagaaaAGGCCATCCAGGAGGCTAGCAAGACAGGCCTCAAGTCCTCATTGCAGCTGCACGAGacaaaaaatagttttaatatGCAAAATGTACATCTGCAGATCAACTACCCTGTGTCCATTAGCCCAATAGACTAGACAGCTGATTTATAAGTATTTTTTTGGCATTTGCGCTTCCCCCATTTTGATGGGACATGCAATAGCACACAAAAGCAGCAGTGACACCAAAGCTGGCTGCCACTGTCGATTGGCTGCCCCaattaaaaatacttaaaagGGCAGATTTTTGTATTCCCACTAGAATTAAAAACCTGTTATCTTTCTATCCTGTGGGGCACTCAATATAGGTGTGAAATCAGAGCAGGAAGTGTGTTTTAGCTCAGCCAGCTAACCCCAAGATGCTAGTCATAGCTACTGTTTTAGCGCAGTGAAATCAAGAAAGGGAATGAATTTTCTCCCTTACAAGGTCCTCCGATGCACGTGCCTGGGCTTTTCGAAAGAGCTCCAGGTC includes these proteins:
- the kat7b gene encoding histone acetyltransferase KAT7 isoform X3, with translation MPRRKRNAGSSSDGTEDSDFSADLEHTDSSESDANTRRNTRLTRASVRLSQSSQDLKHAVDHDESPPRTPTGNAPSSESDIDISSPNASHDESLAKDLSLKDSGSDLSHRPKRRRFHESYNFNMKCPTPGCNSLGHLTGKHERHFSISGCPLYHNLSADECKVRATNRDKQVEERTLSHRQDENNRHATRHQAPTERQMRYKEKVTEMRKKRNSGLLKEQKERYMEHRQAHGNTREPLLENITSDYDLELFRKAQARASEDLEKLRLQGQITEGSNMIKTILFGRYELDTWYHSPYPEEYARLGRLYMCEFCLKYMKSQTILRRHMAKCVWKHPPGDEIYRKGAISVFEVDGKKNKIYCQNLCLLAKLFLDHKTLYYDVEPFLFYVMTEADNTGCHLVGYFSKEKNSFLNYNVSCILTMPQYMRQGYGKMLIDFSYLLSKVEEKVGSPERPLSDLGLISYRSYWKEVLLRYLHNFQGKEISIKEISQETAVNPVDIVSTLQSLQMLKYWKGKHLVLKRQDLIDEWKSKEAKRGGSNKTIDPSSLKWTPPKGT
- the kat7b gene encoding histone acetyltransferase KAT7 isoform X1, producing the protein MPRRKRNAGSSSDGTEDSDFSADLEHTDSSESDANTRRNTRLTRASVRLSQSSQDSSPVRNLPSLGADDAAFSTRRVTRSQQQGAPVTPKKYPLRQSRSSGSETEQAIDFSDRDLKHAVDHDESPPRTPTGNAPSSESDIDISSPNASHDESLAKDLSLKDSGSDLSHRPKRRRFHESYNFNMKCPTPGCNSLGHLTGKHERHFSISGCPLYHNLSADECKVRATNRDKQVEERTLSHRQDENNRHATRHQAPTERQMRYKEKVTEMRKKRNSGLLKEQKERYMEHRQAHGNTREPLLENITSDYDLELFRKAQARASEDLEKLRLQGQITEGSNMIKTILFGRYELDTWYHSPYPEEYARLGRLYMCEFCLKYMKSQTILRRHMAKCVWKHPPGDEIYRKGAISVFEVDGKKNKIYCQNLCLLAKLFLDHKTLYYDVEPFLFYVMTEADNTGCHLVGYFSKEKNSFLNYNVSCILTMPQYMRQGYGKMLIDFSYLLSKVEEKVGSPERPLSDLGLISYRSYWKEVLLRYLHNFQGKEISIKEISQETAVNPVDIVSTLQSLQMLKYWKGKHLVLKRQDLIDEWKSKEAKRGGSNKTIDPSSLKWTPPKGT